A window from Telopea speciosissima isolate NSW1024214 ecotype Mountain lineage chromosome 8, Tspe_v1, whole genome shotgun sequence encodes these proteins:
- the LOC122672423 gene encoding probable N-acetyltransferase HLS1-like produces the protein MLVAELHHELVGVIQGSIKRVTIKNQARVGYILGLRVAPFYRHKGIGLSLVKHLEEWFITNQVDFAYMATDKDNLGSVKLFTDKLGFIKFRTPTILVNPVGLRKSRISPTVEIAKLKIEDAELLYRRFMGSTEFFPDDIDRVLRNKLSLGTWVAYPITESWGDINSGQFPPNWAMLSVWNSGDLFKLRVDKAPLSCFMYAKSSRLIDRVFPCLKIPVFPDVFRPFGFYFMYGLNQHGPRSGLLVRSLCRFVHNMAMEFEEDCKVIVTEVGGCDSLSLNIPHWKLLSCEDLWCIKGLRKETQDSLFELTKTLTSRDLFVDPREV, from the exons ATGCTG GTGGCCGAGTTGCATCATGAGTTGGTAGGAGTCATTCAAGGCTCAATTAAGAGAGTAACAATTAAGAATCAAGCCCGGGTCGGATACATACTAGGCCTCCGGGTTGCTCCATTTTACCGGCACAAAGGAATCGGTCTGAGCCTAGTGAAGCATCTCGAAGAATGGTTCATAACCAACCAAGTAGACTTCGCATACATGGCCACTGATAAGGATAACTTAGGTTCAGTGAAGCTATTCACAGACAAACTCGGGTTCATCAAGTTTCGGACCCCAACCATACTAGTCAACCCGGTTGGCCTAAGAAAGAGTCGGATCTCCCCAACCGTTGAGATTGCAAAGCTCAAGATAGAAGATGCGGAGCTTCTCTACCGAAGGTTCATGGGTTCTACTGAGTTCTTCCCAGATGATATAGACCGAGTCCTCAGAAATAAACTGAGTTTAGGCACCTGGGTTGCTTACCCGATAACCGAGTCATGGGGGGATATCAACTCGGGTCAATTCCCACCCAATTGGGCTATGCTTAGTGTGTGGAACAGTGGAGATCTATTCAAGCTAAGGGTGGATAAAGCACCACTATCATGCTTCATGTATGCCAAGAGCTCAAGATTGATCGATCGAGTGTTCCCATGCTTGAAGATACCGGTTTTCCCTGATGTGTTTCGCCCATTTGGGTTTTATTTCATGTATGGGTTGAACCAGCATGGGCCAAGGTCGGGTTTGTTGGTTCGTTCTTTGTGTAGGTTTGTTCATAACATGGCTATGGAATTTGAGGAGGATTGTAAGGTAATTGTAACTGAGGTTGGGGGTTGTGATTCACTTAGCCTTAATATTCCACATTGGAAGTTGTTATCATGTGAAGACTTGTGGTGTATAAAGGGTTTGagaaaagaaacacaagatAGCTTGTTTGAATTAACAAAAACTCTAACCAGTAGAGATCTTTTTGTCGACCCTAGAGAGGTATGA